The following coding sequences lie in one Mesorhizobium sp. NZP2298 genomic window:
- a CDS encoding sigma-54-dependent Fis family transcriptional regulator translates to MAGEREHIREIEQVLSGRTSARDDVVVKSWLRCVDTHRLDPARPTEAYIVPDTQLREHREQSERLIAIARSGLETLFKQVAGQNYVLLLANAKGVTVDFLGDPLFMDQLRTAGLYLGSEWSESRTGTCGVGSCIVTGEAMTIHQTDHFDTTHTPLSCTAAPIFDTNGELAAVLDISLLRSPQPKISQNLALHLVTASARRIELANLMAQMHSEWVLRFSRSPEFLDVDPEAAIALDASGRILGTTRGGALLLAQAGGVDWRHSPSPIGQSISRYLDVSVDDLPSLTRGRPTEERLVFGRSGSALFAHAIEPQPTTGRRAPVEAVPKPIGDLSGGDPAMAATQLRAAKLARTTIPILIHGETGSGKEYLARAIHDCAQRPGPFVAINCAAIPEHLIESELFGHVAGAFTGAAAKGRKGLIEGANGGTLFLDEIGDMPYPLQSRLLRVIAERELVPVGAIEPRQVDIKIISASHHDLRKLVEEGRFREDLFYRLNAASLTLPALRERTDFEWLLDRLVDQRAHLAGRMARLSPAARLALIRHRWPGNIRELANAIDLAVTLCEGGMIEPADLPDFALPYLTPLASPARLVALRAPSPEDERAALLDALVAAGWNISEAARRLGVDRTTVHRRMKRLRLDAPN, encoded by the coding sequence GTGGCTGGCGAACGGGAGCATATCCGGGAGATAGAGCAGGTCCTGTCCGGCAGGACATCGGCCCGCGACGATGTCGTGGTCAAGTCCTGGCTACGCTGTGTCGACACCCACCGGCTCGACCCGGCCCGGCCGACGGAAGCCTATATCGTCCCCGATACCCAGTTGCGCGAACATCGCGAACAGTCCGAGCGGCTGATCGCGATCGCCCGCAGCGGACTGGAAACCCTCTTCAAGCAGGTGGCGGGCCAGAACTATGTGCTGCTGCTGGCAAACGCCAAGGGCGTCACTGTCGACTTCCTCGGTGATCCCCTGTTCATGGACCAGTTGCGCACCGCAGGGCTTTATCTCGGCTCCGAATGGTCGGAAAGCCGCACCGGAACCTGCGGTGTTGGCTCCTGCATCGTCACCGGCGAGGCAATGACGATCCACCAGACCGACCATTTCGACACGACCCACACGCCGCTCTCCTGCACCGCCGCGCCGATCTTCGACACCAATGGCGAGCTCGCCGCCGTGCTCGACATTTCCCTGCTCCGCTCCCCGCAACCGAAAATCAGCCAGAATCTGGCGCTGCATCTGGTGACGGCTTCCGCACGGCGCATCGAACTCGCCAACCTGATGGCACAGATGCACTCCGAATGGGTGCTGCGTTTTTCCCGTTCGCCGGAATTCCTCGACGTCGACCCCGAGGCAGCCATCGCACTCGATGCCTCCGGCCGCATCCTTGGCACGACGCGTGGCGGAGCGCTGCTCCTGGCGCAGGCCGGAGGCGTCGACTGGCGGCACTCGCCCTCCCCCATTGGCCAGTCGATCTCGCGCTATCTCGATGTCAGCGTCGATGATTTGCCGAGCCTGACACGCGGCCGCCCGACCGAGGAGCGGCTGGTGTTCGGCCGCAGCGGCAGCGCGCTGTTCGCGCATGCCATCGAACCGCAGCCGACGACCGGACGCCGCGCGCCGGTCGAGGCGGTGCCGAAACCGATCGGCGACCTTTCCGGCGGCGATCCGGCGATGGCCGCCACGCAACTGCGTGCCGCCAAGCTGGCGCGCACGACCATTCCCATCCTGATTCATGGCGAGACCGGCTCCGGCAAGGAGTATCTCGCCCGCGCGATCCACGATTGCGCGCAGCGGCCCGGCCCGTTTGTCGCCATCAACTGCGCGGCCATTCCCGAGCATCTGATCGAGAGCGAACTTTTTGGCCATGTCGCCGGTGCTTTTACCGGAGCCGCCGCCAAGGGGCGCAAGGGATTGATCGAGGGGGCGAACGGCGGCACACTGTTCCTCGACGAGATCGGCGACATGCCCTACCCCCTGCAATCGCGGCTGCTGCGCGTGATCGCCGAACGCGAACTGGTCCCGGTCGGCGCCATTGAGCCGCGACAGGTCGACATCAAGATCATTTCGGCCTCGCACCATGATCTGCGCAAGCTGGTCGAAGAGGGACGTTTCCGCGAGGATCTGTTCTACCGGCTGAACGCGGCCTCGCTGACCTTGCCGGCGCTGCGCGAACGCACCGATTTCGAATGGCTGCTGGACCGGCTGGTGGATCAGCGCGCCCACCTTGCCGGCCGGATGGCGAGGCTCTCGCCCGCGGCGCGTCTGGCGCTGATCCGCCACCGCTGGCCCGGCAACATCCGCGAACTCGCAAACGCCATCGATCTGGCGGTGACGCTTTGCGAAGGCGGGATGATCGAGCCCGCCGACCTGCCCGACTTCGCATTGCCGTACCTGACGCCGCTTGCCTCGCCCGCCAGGCTGGTTGCCCTGCGTGCTCCGTCGCCCGAGGACGAGCGTGCGGCACTTCTGGACGCCCTCGTGGCCGCGGGCTGGAACATTTCCGAGGCCGCGCGGCGTCTGGGTGTCGACCGCACGACGGTGCATCGCCGCATGAAGCGGCTGCGGCTGGACGCGCCCAATTAG